A portion of the Tepidanaerobacter syntrophicus genome contains these proteins:
- a CDS encoding transcription repressor NadR has protein sequence MNTQQRRNKILELLKSCKEPMSGSELAKIFNVTRQVIVQDIAILRAAGNNIIATAQGYMVQGTMLPYTKQIAVRHDADLTREELLTFVECGCKVIDVIVEHPIYGELRGMLMLSTSEDVENFLNAVKEHRASLLSQLTDGVHIHTIEAINLDCINKAEKLLKEKGMLLE, from the coding sequence ATGAATACCCAACAGCGCAGGAATAAAATTTTAGAGTTGCTTAAGTCTTGCAAGGAACCTATGTCAGGCAGTGAACTTGCAAAGATTTTCAATGTTACGCGGCAAGTCATAGTCCAGGATATTGCTATACTTAGGGCAGCAGGAAATAATATTATCGCAACTGCTCAAGGGTACATGGTGCAGGGCACGATGCTGCCTTATACCAAACAAATAGCTGTGCGCCATGATGCAGATCTAACCCGGGAAGAGCTGCTGACATTTGTAGAATGCGGCTGTAAAGTGATTGATGTAATAGTTGAGCATCCTATATATGGCGAACTTCGAGGCATGCTTATGCTGTCTACTTCCGAGGATGTGGAAAATTTTTTAAATGCAGTGAAAGAACATAGAGCAAGTTTGCTCTCGCAGCTTACAGACGGGGTGCATATTCATACGATTGAGGCTATTAACTTGGACTGCATCAATAAAGCCGAAAAGCTATTAAAGGAAAAAGGGATGCTTTTAGAATAA